One Kitasatospora sp. NBC_01266 genomic window carries:
- a CDS encoding copper resistance D family protein: MSCVQLAAVTAYTTPPPWRILTKSGYFVGLCGAIGATVTYAAVVRPVLRAPTSERGDVAALRRRSAAYLAWAGVVLLVAGYLELAARVAGARRHLPFGQALAPGRIWDFLRAPAARGAWVSQGTVYLVQSIVLVLACAALVSLFGPGARRHLDALALTALPLSVAVTLIAEIPTTVPADPSHALELVLDQVHIVGGTVWLGGLALLAALAAARRHLGGNAGLLWADIWRRFSFVALVCVGAVLISGLWLAWKHVGSIGQLWTTTYGFLLLIKITMVLGMVAAGGANQFWLMPRIARARQADATASLLHLTLRHFPKVVWGEVALGAGVLGVVPFLSGSARSQAGGPAPVATGSVFAVGAALALTLAASLYVTARTSEALARRQVPATS; encoded by the coding sequence ATGAGTTGCGTGCAGCTGGCCGCGGTTACGGCCTATACCACCCCTCCGCCCTGGCGGATTCTGACCAAGTCCGGCTATTTCGTCGGCCTGTGCGGCGCCATCGGCGCCACGGTCACCTATGCGGCAGTGGTCCGCCCGGTGCTGCGCGCGCCTACGAGCGAGCGCGGTGACGTCGCGGCCCTGCGGCGGCGGTCGGCGGCCTACCTGGCGTGGGCCGGGGTGGTGCTGCTGGTGGCCGGATACCTCGAACTCGCCGCCCGGGTGGCCGGCGCCCGCAGGCACCTGCCGTTCGGGCAGGCGCTCGCGCCGGGGCGGATCTGGGACTTCCTGCGCGCACCCGCGGCGCGGGGTGCCTGGGTGTCGCAGGGCACGGTCTACCTGGTCCAGAGCATCGTGCTGGTGCTGGCGTGTGCCGCGCTGGTCTCGCTGTTCGGCCCCGGCGCGCGCCGCCACCTGGACGCCCTCGCGCTGACCGCCCTGCCACTGTCGGTCGCGGTGACGCTGATCGCGGAGATACCGACCACCGTCCCCGCGGACCCGAGCCACGCGCTCGAGCTGGTCCTCGACCAGGTCCACATCGTCGGCGGCACGGTGTGGCTCGGGGGACTGGCCCTGCTGGCCGCCCTCGCGGCGGCCCGCCGCCACCTCGGCGGGAACGCCGGCCTGCTCTGGGCGGACATCTGGCGACGGTTCAGCTTCGTCGCGCTGGTCTGCGTCGGGGCGGTGCTGATCTCCGGCCTGTGGCTGGCCTGGAAGCACGTGGGCAGCATCGGGCAGCTGTGGACGACGACCTACGGGTTCCTCCTGCTCATCAAGATCACGATGGTGCTCGGCATGGTCGCGGCCGGCGGTGCCAACCAGTTCTGGCTGATGCCGCGCATCGCCCGGGCCCGCCAGGCCGACGCGACGGCCTCCCTGCTGCACCTGACGCTGCGACACTTCCCGAAGGTCGTCTGGGGCGAGGTCGCGCTCGGGGCCGGCGTCCTGGGCGTCGTCCCCTTCCTCAGCGGTTCCGCCCGCTCCCAGGCCGGCGGCCCGGCGCCCGTCGCGACCGGCAGCGTCTTCGCCGTCGGTGCGGCGCTCGCGCTGACTCTCGCCGCCTCGCTCTACGTCACGGCCAGGACCTCCGAGGCCCTTGCCCGGCGCCAGGTCCCGGCCACCTCCTGA
- a CDS encoding YybH family protein, with translation MLPVVTDPAKLPLVFQDALNAGDIAGVLALFAAGAGMRTVTGEHLAGTEALRAEISGTVAAHGRLTNVPRHTLVGAETALLVTDWTMEIDGPDGERIAPTGTTANIARRDADGGWRFTLLNPLGTA, from the coding sequence ATGCTCCCTGTCGTCACCGACCCCGCGAAGCTGCCGCTCGTCTTCCAGGACGCCCTGAACGCCGGCGACATCGCCGGTGTGCTGGCCCTGTTCGCCGCGGGCGCGGGCATGCGCACGGTGACCGGCGAGCACCTCGCCGGCACCGAGGCGCTGCGTGCGGAGATCAGCGGGACCGTCGCCGCGCACGGCAGGCTGACGAACGTCCCGCGGCACACGCTCGTCGGCGCGGAGACCGCCCTCCTGGTCACCGACTGGACCATGGAGATCGACGGCCCCGACGGCGAGCGGATCGCTCCGACCGGCACCACCGCCAACATCGCCCGCCGGGACGCCGACGGCGGCTGGCGCTTCACCCTGCTCAACCCGCTCGGCACCGCCTGA
- a CDS encoding SDR family oxidoreductase, whose amino-acid sequence MTTTLITGANKGLGFETARRLIAAGHTVYLGSRDAGRGRRAAEHLGARLVRLDVTDDASVAAAVRTVEADGGLDVLVNNAGIEERGDQNAVIGAAQVTADLMRTTFETNVFGTVRVTHAFLPLLLRSTAPVIVNVSSGLASLTEVTTPGTPRYAYPGVAYPASKAAVNMVTVQFAKAFPGMRINAVEPGYTATDLNGRTGTQTVEQGAEIIVRMAQLGPDGPTGGYFDADGPIPW is encoded by the coding sequence ATGACAACGACACTGATCACCGGCGCGAACAAGGGTCTGGGCTTCGAGACCGCCCGCCGGCTCATCGCAGCGGGCCACACCGTCTACCTCGGCAGCCGGGACGCCGGACGCGGGCGCCGGGCCGCCGAGCACCTGGGGGCGCGGCTGGTCCGGCTCGACGTCACCGACGACGCCTCGGTGGCGGCCGCGGTGCGAACCGTCGAGGCCGACGGAGGGCTGGACGTCCTGGTCAACAACGCCGGCATCGAGGAGCGGGGCGACCAGAACGCCGTGATCGGCGCCGCGCAGGTGACCGCCGACTTGATGCGGACGACGTTCGAGACGAACGTCTTCGGCACGGTGCGCGTCACCCACGCGTTCCTCCCGCTGCTGCTGCGGTCCACCGCGCCGGTGATCGTCAACGTGAGCAGCGGCCTGGCCTCGCTGACCGAGGTCACCACCCCGGGCACCCCGAGGTACGCCTACCCGGGCGTGGCGTATCCGGCGTCGAAGGCGGCGGTCAACATGGTCACCGTGCAGTTCGCGAAGGCGTTCCCGGGCATGCGGATCAACGCGGTGGAGCCCGGCTACACCGCGACGGATCTCAACGGACGCACGGGGACCCAGACCGTCGAGCAGGGCGCCGAGATCATCGTCCGGATGGCGCAGCTGGGCCCTGACGGCCCGACCGGAGGCTACTTCGACGCTGACGGCCCGATCCCCTGGTGA